DNA sequence from the Chitinophaga flava genome:
TAAAGCCATTGTCCGTCGCGACCGCAGGGCACAAATACATTTTTTTGCTGATGCATTAAAATTACTGAATGGCACTACCAACGTGAGTATTGCTACCAATCCGGATGTAATGGTTTCGCCATTTTCAGAGAAAATCGCGGATAATTACACACAAATGTTTAACATTGACCACGTGCATAACGAATAATTTTAATGACACCTATCATGAAACAAGTAATCTTAGCCTGTAGCATCGTGCTGGCAATCGCCTGCAATCAGAACAATAAGCCCGCTGAAAAGACCCATGCACCCATGCCTGAGCCACCTGCCATGGCAGAAGCAGCCACCAGCGATAAATGGCCTGACCCTGTATGCAGAATGCCTTACGACACCAGCTACAAAGAGTGGGCTGTTTACCAGAAAGACACTGTTCATTTCTGTTCTATTACCTGCAAGGAAATCTTCCAGAAAGCGCCGGAGAAATACATGGCTAAGCTGAAAAAGTAAGTATTCCTTATTTAACTATTCGTTTATGCATCATCGTTACTGGTGGTGCAAGGGGATGTTATTGCCCTTGCTCACCATCCTTATCATATCTGCCTGCCACAAAAAAGACGATCCCGTCGTTGTGGAGAAACAGGAAACCATTGCTTTCGTAAAACCGGCCAACTTCCCGGAACCCACCTACCGCCTGGCCGACAACCCGGTGACTACAGATGGCTTTGCCCTGGGGAAAGTATTGTTTTATGATGGCCTCCTCAGCCGCGATGGCACTATCAGCTGTGCCAGTTGCCATATACAGGCTAATGCCTTCACCCATCATGGACACGATGTCAGTCACGGTATCGACGACCGCCTCGGAACACGCAACTCTCCGCCCATACAAAACCTCGCATGGTCTACCTCCTTCTTCTGGGACGGAGGTGTACATGACCTCGATTTACAGCCCATTGCCCCGATAGAAAATCCGGTGGAAATGGATGACAAAATGAATAATGTAGTCGACAAACTACAACGCAATAACCGCTACCAGCAGCTATTTGAAAAAGCCTTCGGTTCTCCGGGCATCAATAGTACCCGTATGCTGAAAGCATTGTCACAGTTCATGGTTGTACTGGTGAGTGCAGATGCTAAATACGACCGCTACATTGCCGGAAAAGAATCTTTCAGCGATGCAGAAAAAAGAGGGTTGGCCCTTTTTGAACAACAGTGTGCTAGTTGCCACCGGCCACCACTGTTCACAGACAACAGCTTCCGCAACAACGGGGTAGCTCCCCGGCCATTCGGCACTGACTACGGACGTTATATGATCACCTTGCGGGAAGATGATAAACTCAAATTTAAAGTGCCTTCCCTGCGCAATATAGCCCTCACCGCACCCTACATGCATGATGGACGCTTCGGCAGCCTGGAGAGTGTATTAAATCACTACGACAACGGCTTCTATAACTCCCCGACACTGGACCCTGCCTTTAAAAACGGACTTACGCTCAGCGCCGATGATAAACAGGACCTGATCGCCTTTCTCAAAACACTGAGTGATAAAGGCTTTATAACAGATCCCCGATTTGCGCCACCACCGGGGTTTGTACAGGGTAATTAAACAGGCCTTAAATAAGCCGACAATTTATAAAACAGATCCCGGTTGCCACTGGTGGCCGGGATTTTCGTTTTTCGGGCGAGATAGTCTTTTTATATTTTATGCCTCTTACTAAAACTACATCAGTTTTTGGGCAAACACCCTGAGCGATGCCAGTACAGGTTTTACCAACTCTCCCTTTGGAGAGATCGTATATTCCACTCTCAGCGGCTTAACAACCGCCACCTTTCTGGTGATCAAACCATCATCTTCCAATTCCTGTAATATATCTGTCAGCACTTTGGGAGATATACCGCTTACACTTCGCTCCAGCTCTTTAAACCGGTACGTCCGTTCACATAAAAAGTTTAAAACCGTCACCTTCCACTTGCCACCTATTACGTTGATTGCGCAAACAATAGGACATTCTTCCAGCTGATCACTTTTGTTTTCCATATCTGCTTACCTTTTTGTAACTACTTGTTCAACTAAACTAAGGTAGAGAAATTTGCTGAACACAAAACGAAGTGTCAACGATATGGAAACAAAACATCAACAGCAAAAAATAAGAGTAGGTATTGCAGGAGCCAACCCTCATCGTGGCTGGGCATCAACCGCACATATTCCTGCCATTCAGGAACTGGAAGAATATGCATTAACAGCAGCGTCTACAACTCAACCAGCATCGGCCCTGGCGGCGAAAGAGCAGTTCCATCTGCCTTATGCGTTTTCAAACTATCAGGAATTGGTAACACATCCCGAAATTGACCTGGTCACTGTATCCGTAAAAGCACCGGATCATTACAACATTGTAATGGCAGCACTGGAAGCCGGTAAACATGTCTATTGCGAATGGCCGCTGGGTAGGAACTTACAGGAAGCAACAGCAATGGCCCACCTGGCAAAGGAAAAAAATGTAGTCACCGCTATTGGTTTACAGGGCCGTTTTTCCCCGGCCATTAATGAAGTGCGTGCGTTGATCAACAAAGGGTATATAGGTACGGTGTTGTCCACTACAATGATTGCCTCCGGCGAAGTGTTTGGAGCAACAGCCGCTGTAGCCCATGCCTTTATGCACGATAAGCAACAGGGCGCTACCATGTTGTCAATACAGTTTGCTCATTATGCAGACACCCTGTGCTATGTCCTGGGGGAATTTATATCGCTGAATGCCACCCTGGCAACACGCAGAAACAGCGTCCAACTACTGGAAACAGGCGCCATCATTCCCTCTGATTCCCCTGACCAGGTAGCAGTGAATGGTACACTTACCTCAGGTGCAGTAGCGTCTATTCACGTAAGAGGAGGACACACAAACGGTAATAACTTTTTATGGGAGATCAACGGAACAGAAGGCGATATCCTGATCCAGGCACCTATTGGATTTTTCCATCATCTGCGCGATATAACGGTGCTGGCTGCAGACAAACACCAACAGCATCTGGTGCCTGTCAGCATCAGCCAGCAGTTTGATTACTTAGGTCAGACTGAACTCACAGGCCCCGCCTATAATACCGCCCAGTTTTACAGGGCTGTCGGCAAGAGCATTCTTCATAACACCGGCGAGATTCCATCTTTTGAAACAGCGTTGCTACGTCACCGTATGATAGATGCAGTGGAAAAGGCTGCTGTATCAGGCACGCGGCAGTCATATCTATTGGCATCCTAATACTTTTAAAAAGAAAAAAGGCTATCTCTTAGCTTTTACAAGCAGAGGAGATAGCTTTTTTGTATAAACAAAAAACCGTCCCGGTATAAACCAGGACGGTGTAAATACAGCTTATGAAATCTAAAAAATTACTGAGTTACAACGATTCTGTCCCAGGCAACCCATTTGGCTTTGGTCCAGTCGTTGGCAGGATCAACAGCACCCAGGTATTTCACTTTCTCAAAGAAAGCGTCAGCCAGTTTACCGTCGAATTTAGCAGGATCAGCTACGATAGCAGGAGAACCTGTTTGAGGAGCCAGATCAGGTGTTTTGTTGTTAAACGGATCTTTTAACTTAATATCACCAGCATTGGCAGCCGCAAATATTTTGGTTGCATCACGACCGGTTACCAGGTTCTGGAGACCAGCAGCATCCAGTACAACAGCAGCGGAACCGTCAGCAGTAGAAAACAGATCAGAAGAACCGTGCAGCAGGCTGTTTTTCAGACCGCTGGTACCATCAGCATAAAAACCAATGGTAACGTTATCGTCTATACGTAATGCAGCTTTCTGAGCACCCATGATGATAGAGTTGCCAAGGATAAACTTGGTACCTCTTCTCCAACGCATACCATAACCGTAGTCAGCGCTGGTACGAACATCATTATTAGGTCCGATAGCAGTGAAGTTGGACAGAACCGGGAAAGTGGTAGGTGTAGTGGTGATAGGCAGATTCTTAGGGTTGGTGTTATCTACCTCAAAGTTGTTGGATACGTCACCATCAGATTTTTTATCTGTAAAAGATGGTTGTTTTACGGATACTGCAAACTGAATCATGCCATGGTAAGCATCATCCATGTCAAAATCGTCGTCAGCGCAGTTGTAGGCGATAAGGTGTTTCGCATTTACACTACCACCAAAGAATTCAAATGCATCATCCAAACCATTCACCACCTGAATATAATTCAAAGTAGTTTTATTACCTACACAGTACAAAGACAGCCCATTGATCTCATCGTTGGCAGCTACCGCTTTACCAGCATACTCGATTCTTACATACTGCAGGCTGCCGGAGTTATCATCATCTTGGTTACCACCAAAAGCAGAATAGGCAGCGTCAACGTTACCTTCTATTTTAGAGTGGTTACCATTACCGGTGGCTTTACCTACTAACACGATACCACCCAGGTCTCCTGGTTTTTTCTCGGTATGTCCGGAAGTAAATACGATCGGATTGTCAGCGGTACCATTAGCTTGCAGCTGAGCACCTTTGTATACTACCAGTACACCGGCAGAATCACGCATACTGATAATCTTTGTACCTGCCTCAATGCTCAGCGTCGCATTATCAACATAAACATAACCACGCAGTACATACACCTTGTTTTTGTTCCAGGTCTGGTTTGCAGTGATTTTGTTTCTGATCATGATGGTATCATTACCAGAAGCTGGCGGAGGTGTGGTGTTATTGTTATCATCCTTTTTGCTGCAGGCCGCAAAAGAGGCAGCAGCCAGCAATGCTAATACATAATTTTTTTTCATACCGCTAAAAACTATTTGGTTTAAAAGATTTAAGTATTCGTTGGCTTATTTCCCTTTTGACAGGAAACTATATTTAAAGGAAATGGTAAAGGTGGTACCCGGTTTTAATGAGCTGATGATGTAATCTTTTCCTGCTACATAGGCTGTTTTATCGTTGCCCGGGAACTTATAGTACAATGCAATAGGCTGTGCGAAGACATCCGAGATGTTCAGCTTCAACTCTCCACGGCTTTTGAAGACTGCTTTACTGATCTGGAAGTCAACAATATCTCTGGGCTTTTCGTAAGTGTCCAGCCCGGCATTCGTACCTCTGAATCTCAGCCGCTGGCCGATTCTGTTGTAAAGCAGGTTTACAGAGAAACTGTTGTTGGGTGCTGCATACGAAATACCACTGTTGATAAGATAAGGAGACTGTCCCTGCAACGGTGTTTGTTTATCCGCAGCTACAACACCAGGCAGTTCTACCTTGGAATAGATATAAGCGGCATTGGCATAAAAAACCAGGTTATCAAACAAGGACGCAGGTGAAATAAAATTCAGCCGTTTTCTGAATTCCATCTCCGCACCGTAATCCGTTGCGCTTTCCGCATTACTGTAGGAAAGGATATTATTACCATCGTTGGTTTGCTCAATAGGATCTTTGAATTTTTTGTAGAAGACAGAAGCGGAGATAACCTCACCTGCTCCAGGGAACATTTCCCATCTCAAATCTCCATTAGTAGCCACACTTCGTTTCAGGTACTCATTACCCTGAATAAGGAATTCATTATCGTAATCATAGTATCTGAAGTTCGCCAGCTCTCTGAATTCTGGCCTGTTAACCGTTTGAGAAAACGACAATCTCAAATTGCTTTTTTCTGTGAGGCCATAGGTAAGATTGGCTGAAGGCAGTACATCTGTATTGTTATACCGCTGAGGTGTCTGACCAACTGTTTTCAGCTCCTGCACATAAGATTCAACTCTCGCGCCCCATACCAGTCTTAAAGCCTCCATCAGCTTATTATCAAACATCAGGTAACCTGCGGTCAGGTCTGCTGTTCCTTTATAATCTTTATTGTTGGCATCAATCTTCGCCAGCAGAATTCTATACTTATCAATCATCTCCGGACTAAAGATGTTATCAACAGTCACACCTTTATCCAATGGTATTTCAGCTCTGGATGATGCAGTGGCATAACCAAGCGCAATAGCTGAAAAATCACGGCTGCGGTAGGTTTTTACAGCGCCGAATTTAAACTTCTGGCTTTCACCAAACAGTTTAAAAGGAACAGAGAAATTCAGATTACCTCCATAGATATTTTCATTCAGGTTGGTGTATACGCGGCCCGCATCTCGGATAGCAGGATTGTTCTCACCAGACAATGTCAAAGTATAATAATCATTTCCGGCATATTGCTGAAAGGAAAGGATGCGCTGGTCCGGCTGATAACGGGAAGAACGGGCATAAAACAAATTCCAGTCTGCGTTGAGTTTGTCCTTTCCGATCACATGCTGACCTTCCAGTGTTGAATGCAGAAGACTGTTTCTGGTAGTTTCATTATTGTAGCTCAAACGGGGCTGGCCATCATTGTTGTCAAACACCAGTCCTGACCTGCGGGTAAATGCAGTGTTAAAATCGTTGTTGTAAAAGTTTTTAAGTGCTATTTTACTTTTTCTGAAACTGTAGGAAAAATTCAACACAGCACCCAGATTGCTCGATTGCGTGTATACATCATCGTTAAAATCAAAGAGGTGTTCACTAACATTTTTTTCGCTGCGGTCTCTTGTATTACGTTTGTTGGTATTACCATAATTAATGGCAAAAATATATCCCAGACGGTTGCGGTCTTTCACCTGCCAGCTATTGCCCATAGACAGTTGTATGCCGATAGGAGGGCGGCTTTTACCATTTAATTTCCCACTGCTGTAGGTATTAGGAAACTGTTTGGCAATAGCTATTTTCTGTGCATCTTCCAGCAGGGTATAATTACCTTTTGCTGCATTTTTATAGACATCCGGTAAAGCGCGGGAACCGTCATCATATCCCAGGAAATCATATTTCCCTTTGGGAGGAGCTGTATAAAAATCCTTGAAAGTAGTTTGTGTATTATAACCGGTGCTAAGCGACAGGTCCAGGAAACGCTGATCAGGGAAGTCTTTGGTACTAACCTTCACCGCACCGCCGGCAAAATCGCCGGGCAGGTCCGGGGAGGCGGTTTTATAGATCGTAATATTATCGATCAGTCCTGATGGAATGATGTCAAAGGAGAAGGCTTTTTTGTCGGGCTCCGTGCTTGGCATCTGTGCGTTGTTCATGAGCGTGGTGTTGTAACGCTCGCTGAGTCCGCGCACTACTACAAACTTATTATCCTGAATACTGGTGCCGCTCACACGCTTTAATACTTCACCGGTATTTTTATCCGGTGACTTTTTAATAAGATCAGCAGAAATACCATCAGATACTACTGCATTGTTTTTCTGTGCAGCATACAGTGCGTTGATGGTTTCCTGTTTGTAAGAACCTTTCACCACTACTTCCTGTAATGATTTGGAAGATGGTTCATCCATGACAATATTAAGTAAGGTAGGACTACTAACTTTTACAACGACATCAGATATTGATTTTGTCTGATAGCCCATGTATTTAAAGTCTATTGTATAAACACCGGGATCAATAGTAAATGTATATCGTCCTTCCACATCGGTAACGGCACCTTTGCCGGTGCCCTGAACCGCAATGGTAACGCCGATCAGCGCTTCACCGGTCTTTTTATCGGTTACTTTACCGGTCACCTTTGCAGGATCTCCAGCCAGAAGAGGCTGTGCAAAAATAAATTGGAAAACAGTCAGCAGTAATACAGGTACAGATAAAAAGCCCTTCACGATGTTTGGTTTATTTTAATACGGTTTTAATTTTATTTTAATCCCGTTTTAATCTTGATGGCAAAAATATCCGGGCTGAATTAACGAAGTGTTAAGCCGGCATTACCTGTATGTTAATAGTCGATTATTCTTTACTTGGAGGTAACAGCAAAGTATATACGTAAAATGTACACGGGGAAATATATACGAAATGAAGAACACAGGCACAGGTATATACACACCGGTGCCTGCAGTAACATATACTATGGGAATAAATTCAACGGGAAAGTATATACGCAGAAAGGCTCATAGGATAAGGTCACATAAGATATGGCAGAGATGGAACAACTGAAGCAGTCGGCTTACATCAGAAAGGATGGAGGCGCAGTCCTGTTCATCAGCATATCCAAGGATATATCGACCTGATAGTTGCGTTCTTCCCGTTTACCTTGCGTGGTAGCAGACGATATCTGGAAAAGATGCTGGCTTTTGTTCGTAAAAGGTTTATTGTCTTTGTTACACAGTTCCAGGCTGAAGTTAAAACGTTCTTCCAGGTCTTCTTCGAATTCGCGGAGGCTGAGTGTTTCATCAATAGGATATTCCACCAGGTTTTCTTCTTCAAATCCGGCTTCTCTCAGTGTATCAAAGGCATTTGCCAGTGAATGGCGTACATATACTGCTACGTTACAGGACAACAAACGCTGGATCTGCATCTGTAGCAGGGATATTGTCATTAATGGGTGTAATTTGAGTACTTTCATCGCTGTTCAATCTTCATTTACTGCGCTTACTAAATAGGTTTTCTTAGGTGAATAGTAATAAGCAAACTTAGCAGTCTACTTTTAATTTAATATTAAGCACTTGTTATGATTATGTGAAAATAATACTCAAATATAAAAATATTTGAATATTTAAAATATTAAAATCATGAAGATATTCAGGAGCCGGGGAAAACGATGACACGGGCAGCATCCCAGTCGGACGCGGCATCGTCTTCATCTTCCGGCAGTACGATCTTTGTTTTGCTCACAGGGTGTTGATACAAGGTCCATTGTTGCTGGGAATATTCGAGGGCGGTGAGGCTCTCTACCCAGTCACCGGAGTTGAGATAAGTCACTGATTTATCCCCAACGGGCATTTCCTTGATAAGCGGCTGGTGGATATGACCACAGCATACTACATCAAAGCCCTTGTCTACTGCGATTTCGGCCACAGTCTGTTCAAAGTCGGAGATAAATTTAATGGCTGACTTCACCCCTTGCTTTACTTTTTTGGAGAAAGACATTTTTTCGCGTCCCAGGCCCTCCAGGATATGATTAACCAGGCGATTGAGGATAATGAGCAGATCATACCCTTTTCCACCCAGTTTGGCCAGCCACTTGGAGTTTTTCATGGTCACGTCGTACACGTCGCCATGGAAGAACCAGTGTTTTTTACCATCTACGTCCAGTACCAGTTTATTATCGATGGTGAAATTGCTCAGCTCGAAGCCGGCATATTTACGAAGGGCTTCGTCATGGTTGCCCGTCAGATAATATACTTCGGTGCCTTTACCGATCATCTTCAGTATTTTCCGGATCACCTTGGTATGTGCCTTCGGGAAGTAGCGTTTGCTGAACTGCCAGATGTCAATGATGTCTCCGTTGAGCACCATAATCCGGGGATCGATGCTGTCCAGGTATTGGACGAGCTCTTTGGCGTGGCAGCCGTAGATTCCGAGGTGTACATCGGAGATAACGACTATATCTAATGCGCGTTTGTCTGACATCTAATACAGGGTAAAATGGAACAGGTTGTAGGCACCTGTTTATGATTATAATTTCTTATACAAAGGAAAAATCGCTATATTACTTTTATATTAATCCAGTGTTAAGGAATTATTAATTCGTGTTTTTTTCTGGCTCCAATTGATTCGGAAAGCTATTTTTGCGGCAAATTTTAAACTCAAACGTATGGGAGGCTTCAATTCCTTTGTTAAACTATTCATGCCGAAAGACCGGGTATTTTATTCTTTGTTTGAAGATGTGTCTTCCAACCTCGTTGAAATGGCCCAGGTGCTCAACGAACTGGTAGCCACCAATGATCCAGCCGTACGTAAAGACAAAGTACATCTGATCGAGAGACTGGAACATAAAAACGACGATTATACCCACCGCATATTTGTAGAACTGGGACAGAATTTCATCACTCCATTTGACCGGGAAGATATCCACTATCTGGCCGCCACACTGGACGATGTAGCCGACTATATCCATGGTTCCGCCAAAAGGATGGACCTCTATAAAGTAAATACTCCCAACGAAAGTATCCGCAAACTTGCCGAACTGATCCACCTGGGCGTACTGGAGCTCCACAAAGCCATCCCTGAACTGCGCAACATGCAGAACATGCGTGTTATCACCGATGCCTGTGTAAAAATCAACAGCCTTGAGAATCATGCCGACGATATCTACGACAGAGCCATTGCCGACTTGTTTGATACTGAGCAAAATGCTGCAGAACTGATTAAAATGCGTGAAATATACCAGGCTCTGGAAATCGCTACCGACAAATGCGAGGATTGCGCCAACGTTATTGAGACCATTATTATCAAATATTCCTGATAAGGGATATAGTTCTGACCGCATAATCCTCGTGTTACCATGACTTTATTAGTAATAATTGTTATACTGGCATTTGTGTTTGACTATATCAATGGTTTTCACGATGCAGCCAACTCTATCGCCACTATCGTGTCGACCAAGGTGCTGACACCTTTTCAGGCAGTACTTTGGGCCGCAGTCTTCAACTTTGCGGCTTTTTTTATTGCCAAATATGTAATCGGCGAGTTTAAAGTAGCCAACTCCGTTGCCAGCTCCGTATTCGAACAATACATCACCCTGAAAGTGATCTTCAGCGGTCTGGTAGCAGCCATCACCTGGAACCTCTTTACCTGGTGGCTGGGTATCCCGTCCAGTTCTTCCCATACCCTGATCGGTGGCTTTATCGGCGCAGCCGTTACCAGTGCCGGCACACTCGATGTGATCAACTATCACAAAGTGCTGCCTATCGTGTACTTCATCGTACTCGCCCCGCTGATCGGTATGATAGTAGCCTTTATCATTACCCTCATCATTGTGAATATCTGCCGCAAGGCTAATCCCTTCCGGGCAGAAAACTGGTTCAAACGCCTGCAGCTGGCTTCTTCAGCAGCACTCAGCCTTGGCCACGGCAGTAACGATGCCCAGAAAGTAATGGGTATCATCGCTGCAGCCATGGTGTCTGCCGGATATATTCCCAATATCAAAGCCATGCCCGACTGGATACCACTGGCCTGCTTTACCTGTATCGCCCTCGGTACCATGAGCGGCGGCTGGAAGATCGTTAAAACAATGGGTACCCGTATCACCAAAGTAACTCCCCTCGAAGGTGTTGCTGCTGAAACGTCCGGTGCCATCACCCTCTTCCTCACCGAACATCTCGGTATCCCCGCCAGTACCACCCACGTGATCACCGGCGCCATTATGGGAGTAGGTGCTACTAAAAGATTGTCAGCCGTTCGTTGGGGTGTAACCGTAAGCCTCCTCTGGGCCTGGGTTTTAACGATCCCCATCAGCGGTATCCTCGCTGCGCTCACCTACCTGATCGTAAGCATCTTCATCTAGCATAAATGATTATCCATCATATTTAAAAAGCTCTCCGTACTTCACGGAGAGCTTTTTTTTATAAAAATGTCGCCATGTGAAATAGAGCTACTATTTTTGTGCGGCTTGTGACAAGCGAATGACGTCCAATCAAAACCGATCTACAACATGAAAGGAATTATCCTGGCCGGCGGCTCCGGTACCCGATTACACCCGATCACTTATGCTATCAGCAAGCAGATAATGCCGGTATATGATAAACCGATGATCTATTATCCGTTATCCACACTGATGCTGGCCGGCATAAAAGATATTTTGATCATTTCCACACCACATGACCTGCCTGCCTTTCAACGGCTCTTTGGCGACGGCAGCCAGCTGGGACTCAACCTGTCTTATGCAGAACAACCACAGCCAAACGGCCTCGCACAGGCTTTTGTAATCGGAGAAGAATTTATAGGGAAAGATAATGTGGCCCTCGTACTGGGCGATAATATTTTCTATGGCGCCGGCCTCGGTACCCAACTGGCACAAAATACCAACCCCGACGGCGGTATCGTATATGCCTATCAGGTGTCCGATCCTGAAAGATATGGCGTGGTGGAATTCTCCGACGATATGCGCGTACTGTCTATCGAGGAAAAACCAATCAAACCCAAATCCAATTTCGCAGTGCCCGGACTCTATTTCTATGATAACGAAGTAGTGAAAATTGCCAAAGCCCTGCAGCCCAGTCCCCGTGGTGAATACGAAATTACAGACGTAAACAGGGAATATTTAAAGCGCGGCAAATTAAAAGTTTCTATCTTACCACGCGGTACAGCCTGGCTGGATACCGGTACTTTCGACTCACTGATGCAAGCCTCCCAGTTTGTTCAGGTTATCGAACAACGTCAAGGCGTGAAAATTGCCTGTATAGAGGAAATCGCCTACCGTAAAGGCTTTATCAGTGCCTCCCAGTTGAAAGACCTGGCCAAACCATTGCTGAAAAGCGGCTATGGACAGTACCTGGAGACAGTACTGGAACAAAAAAAATGATCTGACATCTCATAAAATCGTAAATCGAAATTACTATGAAGGTTCTCGTTACAGGTGGTTGTGGCTACATTGGCGCCCATAC
Encoded proteins:
- a CDS encoding YHS domain-containing protein, whose translation is MKQVILACSIVLAIACNQNNKPAEKTHAPMPEPPAMAEAATSDKWPDPVCRMPYDTSYKEWAVYQKDTVHFCSITCKEIFQKAPEKYMAKLKK
- a CDS encoding cytochrome-c peroxidase; the encoded protein is MHHRYWWCKGMLLPLLTILIISACHKKDDPVVVEKQETIAFVKPANFPEPTYRLADNPVTTDGFALGKVLFYDGLLSRDGTISCASCHIQANAFTHHGHDVSHGIDDRLGTRNSPPIQNLAWSTSFFWDGGVHDLDLQPIAPIENPVEMDDKMNNVVDKLQRNNRYQQLFEKAFGSPGINSTRMLKALSQFMVVLVSADAKYDRYIAGKESFSDAEKRGLALFEQQCASCHRPPLFTDNSFRNNGVAPRPFGTDYGRYMITLREDDKLKFKVPSLRNIALTAPYMHDGRFGSLESVLNHYDNGFYNSPTLDPAFKNGLTLSADDKQDLIAFLKTLSDKGFITDPRFAPPPGFVQGN
- a CDS encoding winged helix-turn-helix transcriptional regulator, with the translated sequence MENKSDQLEECPIVCAINVIGGKWKVTVLNFLCERTYRFKELERSVSGISPKVLTDILQELEDDGLITRKVAVVKPLRVEYTISPKGELVKPVLASLRVFAQKLM
- a CDS encoding Gfo/Idh/MocA family protein — translated: METKHQQQKIRVGIAGANPHRGWASTAHIPAIQELEEYALTAASTTQPASALAAKEQFHLPYAFSNYQELVTHPEIDLVTVSVKAPDHYNIVMAALEAGKHVYCEWPLGRNLQEATAMAHLAKEKNVVTAIGLQGRFSPAINEVRALINKGYIGTVLSTTMIASGEVFGATAAVAHAFMHDKQQGATMLSIQFAHYADTLCYVLGEFISLNATLATRRNSVQLLETGAIIPSDSPDQVAVNGTLTSGAVASIHVRGGHTNGNNFLWEINGTEGDILIQAPIGFFHHLRDITVLAADKHQQHLVPVSISQQFDYLGQTELTGPAYNTAQFYRAVGKSILHNTGEIPSFETALLRHRMIDAVEKAAVSGTRQSYLLAS
- a CDS encoding TonB-dependent receptor, which encodes MKGFLSVPVLLLTVFQFIFAQPLLAGDPAKVTGKVTDKKTGEALIGVTIAVQGTGKGAVTDVEGRYTFTIDPGVYTIDFKYMGYQTKSISDVVVKVSSPTLLNIVMDEPSSKSLQEVVVKGSYKQETINALYAAQKNNAVVSDGISADLIKKSPDKNTGEVLKRVSGTSIQDNKFVVVRGLSERYNTTLMNNAQMPSTEPDKKAFSFDIIPSGLIDNITIYKTASPDLPGDFAGGAVKVSTKDFPDQRFLDLSLSTGYNTQTTFKDFYTAPPKGKYDFLGYDDGSRALPDVYKNAAKGNYTLLEDAQKIAIAKQFPNTYSSGKLNGKSRPPIGIQLSMGNSWQVKDRNRLGYIFAINYGNTNKRNTRDRSEKNVSEHLFDFNDDVYTQSSNLGAVLNFSYSFRKSKIALKNFYNNDFNTAFTRRSGLVFDNNDGQPRLSYNNETTRNSLLHSTLEGQHVIGKDKLNADWNLFYARSSRYQPDQRILSFQQYAGNDYYTLTLSGENNPAIRDAGRVYTNLNENIYGGNLNFSVPFKLFGESQKFKFGAVKTYRSRDFSAIALGYATASSRAEIPLDKGVTVDNIFSPEMIDKYRILLAKIDANNKDYKGTADLTAGYLMFDNKLMEALRLVWGARVESYVQELKTVGQTPQRYNNTDVLPSANLTYGLTEKSNLRLSFSQTVNRPEFRELANFRYYDYDNEFLIQGNEYLKRSVATNGDLRWEMFPGAGEVISASVFYKKFKDPIEQTNDGNNILSYSNAESATDYGAEMEFRKRLNFISPASLFDNLVFYANAAYIYSKVELPGVVAADKQTPLQGQSPYLINSGISYAAPNNSFSVNLLYNRIGQRLRFRGTNAGLDTYEKPRDIVDFQISKAVFKSRGELKLNISDVFAQPIALYYKFPGNDKTAYVAGKDYIISSLKPGTTFTISFKYSFLSKGK
- a CDS encoding UDP-2,3-diacylglucosamine diphosphatase — protein: MSDKRALDIVVISDVHLGIYGCHAKELVQYLDSIDPRIMVLNGDIIDIWQFSKRYFPKAHTKVIRKILKMIGKGTEVYYLTGNHDEALRKYAGFELSNFTIDNKLVLDVDGKKHWFFHGDVYDVTMKNSKWLAKLGGKGYDLLIILNRLVNHILEGLGREKMSFSKKVKQGVKSAIKFISDFEQTVAEIAVDKGFDVVCCGHIHQPLIKEMPVGDKSVTYLNSGDWVESLTALEYSQQQWTLYQHPVSKTKIVLPEDEDDAASDWDAARVIVFPGS
- a CDS encoding DUF47 domain-containing protein; its protein translation is MGGFNSFVKLFMPKDRVFYSLFEDVSSNLVEMAQVLNELVATNDPAVRKDKVHLIERLEHKNDDYTHRIFVELGQNFITPFDREDIHYLAATLDDVADYIHGSAKRMDLYKVNTPNESIRKLAELIHLGVLELHKAIPELRNMQNMRVITDACVKINSLENHADDIYDRAIADLFDTEQNAAELIKMREIYQALEIATDKCEDCANVIETIIIKYS
- a CDS encoding inorganic phosphate transporter, with amino-acid sequence MTLLVIIVILAFVFDYINGFHDAANSIATIVSTKVLTPFQAVLWAAVFNFAAFFIAKYVIGEFKVANSVASSVFEQYITLKVIFSGLVAAITWNLFTWWLGIPSSSSHTLIGGFIGAAVTSAGTLDVINYHKVLPIVYFIVLAPLIGMIVAFIITLIIVNICRKANPFRAENWFKRLQLASSAALSLGHGSNDAQKVMGIIAAAMVSAGYIPNIKAMPDWIPLACFTCIALGTMSGGWKIVKTMGTRITKVTPLEGVAAETSGAITLFLTEHLGIPASTTHVITGAIMGVGATKRLSAVRWGVTVSLLWAWVLTIPISGILAALTYLIVSIFI
- the rfbA gene encoding glucose-1-phosphate thymidylyltransferase RfbA, producing the protein MKGIILAGGSGTRLHPITYAISKQIMPVYDKPMIYYPLSTLMLAGIKDILIISTPHDLPAFQRLFGDGSQLGLNLSYAEQPQPNGLAQAFVIGEEFIGKDNVALVLGDNIFYGAGLGTQLAQNTNPDGGIVYAYQVSDPERYGVVEFSDDMRVLSIEEKPIKPKSNFAVPGLYFYDNEVVKIAKALQPSPRGEYEITDVNREYLKRGKLKVSILPRGTAWLDTGTFDSLMQASQFVQVIEQRQGVKIACIEEIAYRKGFISASQLKDLAKPLLKSGYGQYLETVLEQKK